The sequence AGGTGGCAAAggtgaaaataaaatctcaacCTTTGTTACTTCTGCTCTGATTCTTGCGAGTGCCTTAAAGAAATCCGTGTGGTTTTACTGTGTAATGTGTGCATTAAGCGGAGTTCAGGCCATGAGCAGCAGTCACTCACAGCACAAGCAGGCCAGCTCTAAGAAAACATCATTCGATGTTACAAATGTAACGCATGTTTCATATGAATTAGTCTGACTAGGAGTTTGAATCTTGTTCTCACAGACTATAAAACTCATCAtggttaaaaacagcagctggtgATGAGTTTAAGATTGGTTTAAACTCCAAACTTCCCAGAAGATTTACCTCTCACTGTATCTGTGTAGGTTGCCAGTCATTCAGGTTATGGTAGTTTTATTTAAAGGCTAGCAAGACTTGTTTTTTAGGTTCGGGGATTCCCGGGTATTTATTTGCAGTGCAGTGGAAGAGCCCTGCAGCAGTTGGCGAGTTGTTTTGACTTGTTCTTACTTAGGCAGCGATCAGTCTCTTCAGTTTGCAAGTTAATAGGGTCAAGCTGGCAGCTACGATCAGTTTGTGATTATAGATGTTATTGGTATAAGTTGCCAAAAGGTTGTGCTTATTGGTGCAAACTAACTCAGACTGATTGCCAACATACTGGGAATCAATCTGTTTTTAAAGTAGACAGCAATTACTTGCAAACAGTCACAAATCAGAGAGCGATTCCAGTCAGTCACCGTGACTGTTTGGAGAAAGTTTGTCTCCCACCAGGCAACCCGTGCATAAGGTTAACAAGGTTGTTCTTCTTCAACTAACCAAGGTGCATATTtatccagcatgtcctgggtctgtccCAGGATTTCCTCCTACTTGGACATGCCTGACACCCAAGTATGAGGGTATTAGGCCAAACTAAGGTTTTGTTTGCTCTAGAACATCGTTTCTACAACTTGACTGCAGTCGACCAGTCGATTGGACATGATTTGGaaaggcacgcacacacacagagaataaGTTAGCAAAAACTGATGTATTCAACTGTACAAAATACGTTTCAACATGTCTGAAGCCTTTAAATAGCATAGCTTTATAGTAAACTTCATTGTACGTATTGCATTCAACCTTAATTTCACACAATCCTGCAAAGAATGACTTAAATACCATCAGCAGGAGCGATGGAAAACTCATAATTCTCATAATGCTCAAGAAAATGGCACGACGACTGAAAATGATAGAAACGTCTTTGCTAACAGAAAACTGCTTAAGCACCCTGTCCAGAAGATTACCTACTCTCATTTACCACATCTGCATTATTTTCTGagttatacataaatatatatagtttTATACAAACGGCAAATGTAAAGTGACAGAACACAGTCCTATAGCATGCAAACGTAGGTCTGCAACGCTCTTCAAAGCACCTACACTGCTACCAATGCATAACCATGACAGCATATTTAGAAGGAAGAGGAGCTAAAgtagtttttcagttttcaaaataGGTTCCTTTTCAATTTTACCACACAGCACTTCGGCTGAGGAACAATGCATCAGGCTGCAGTCTGTCACTAATCCTCTCCAGAACCACCAGGGGCTGTTTGGGTTAATCTGACTCGACCTACACTGTTATATAAAGCAGCCTGAGGGACAAGAGAGCAACATCGCCGGTCCCTGTGAGCTACTCCACTCGGCCTCCTTCCAACCTGAAGTCAAGGGATTAGCTGTGGGCAACACGAAAGAAAACACAGCTTTCAGCAGAGCTCCTGAGCTCCTCATCAAAATGAAACACGTTAACAGGTGAGATCAAAGGAGTTAAAGTACTACAGGGTGAATTTTCCTTCCTAGTTAAGTTGCTGGAGGGCTCTGAGGAAAATTAAAGAAACTGTGTGAAATGCTGCATTCTCTCAATCCTGTAAACAGCAGAGCTCATTCATcccagtgtgtgtctgtcagaTATTCACTGTAGATATTCACTCTGACCGAGcccacagaaaaaacaaacaaacagcaagcctGCTTTTAGACACAAAGGTCATTCCAGCTCTGACTCGATTACCGAAAGGAAGCCCACAAagaagctgaacaacaacagcCGACTATGGAAATAACCTCCATCATGTGATAACAGAGTTTTTTTTGATTGCCAGAAAAAACAGACGGGCATCTAAGTAAGGTTTTAAACAcgacgcacacatgcacatttgaCTCATATGGGAATACCCTCCTACACAGCGGTGGGCAATTGAGAAACGGGGACTGTCGTGACAGAACTCAATTCTGCTCATAATTATCTCTTTATAAGCTTATTAGTGCAGCCCTCTCACAAATACCCCTTCCATAATATCATACACTAATAAACATGTTATGGAAATGCACTCTATAAAGAGCACAGTCTTCATTtactaataaaacaaacagtttaGAAGCTCGACTTTAACTGATAACTGTTAACATCAGCCTGTTAAAATGCTCAGAGAGCCTTAACATGCAGATGTTAAGTGTGTATTGATCACCACAGTCACCTCCTTATTTTAGCTGCACTGTAAAGTATGGCGAGTGTTGGTGCAGAATGAAAAGGATTTGAATGCATGCACCAGAGTTCATAATTATCCCAATAATTACAGCGATTTTCAGACACAATTGGGAGATGTTGGTCAAAGTCAGAGAAATGAAAACCCTCCAGAAGGCGAGGCAGTCTTAATGCTCATAAGTAACCTTCAAACACCTGTGAGCATTTATCTGTCATTTTTATAGCATTACCTAAATTAACTTTTATTTCATTGggtcacaagaaaaaaaaatgcacgcATAGAATAATAGATTTCAATTCAACTCCATCCTGAAGACAAGAGCTCTTTGTTTCCTATGCTTGGCATGGACATGGATGTCTATATACCACTAAACAAAAAGGTCTTCCGGGGTTACGTGGGCTATAATTACAGCCGATGATTGATCTAAGCACTTACGCCCGACTTCACAGTCTGAGTGCTGTTGCACTTACCGAAGAACAAACGTCAAAGTCAGATatcactttattttgtttttgtgcgaTTCTCCTCAAAGTCAGCTCAACTTCAAACGAGCTACACAGAAGAGTGAACTTCAATTTACAATTTATGAGGAACCGCCAACCTGTCAACCCTGACTTGGTAGCGAGAAAAAGGCAGCGAGAGGTGTTACTTCTCACATCAGAGGTGAGAATGAAGACAAAGCCACAAAGGTCAACTTCTGTCAGAGCAGCAGGACAAAAAAAGATTCAAGAGATTTTAATTATCTGTGAGTGTAGAACATATTGGCAATATGTTCTACACTCACAGATCTCAATGCATCTCATGCAGTTCCTTTCATTGCATTGAATCcagttctctttttaaaaaaatactatcaACTTTTCGGCCCCCAGTACTTCTCTCTTTAATGATTTTTGGAAAGACCGCCCTCCTCTCACTCTGTGCTTCTGCAGGTGTTTCAGATATTGTGGTGGACCTGCTCCCCTTTACAGCTCTGCAGGCATGTAGCAGCTACGTGTGACCCTCACAAGCAAACCACAGCAACCTCGGCGTGTGCCATGTACCCAGGTTATCAACCATTGCTACCACACCCACAGGTGCAGTGGAGTTTCAGCTATATTCTTAGCCATCATCAACATCAAAGcacaaacaccatgaaacaaccGGCTTTCTATCATGCTGGAACAAATTTaatgctttattttaatttatgttaGAGGTAAATAAATGAtaccttttctttttagtgcAAGTCACAGGTCACATACAGTGTGTTTGGTGGTTAGTTACAGGAGCTGTCCAGGTTAAAAACCTGGTTGCTCCCATGTATTTACTCATCTTTAGTCACCACAGTTCAAACAATGCGTGGAGATTTTCCAGTAAATAAAAGGTTCACATTCAAAGCACACTGTACTGGATGTATTATTCTATCCATGATTACCTTCTTCCCCACCTctctttgtgtatttcatttcaCCCTATTCTTAGCATACTACTGTGCAAAATTTTAAAGCAGAGTTAAAATTTTGGCTGGACTGTGTGCGGCATCACAGGCACGCATATCCTCGTGCACATGCAAGTTTTTATACAGAAATTTCAGACATGAATATAGTCACCTAAGCACTGAACCCCAACTCAGAAGGTTGCTTTTACTTATTTATGATACATTTACTGTGAGATTAGGACTAAGATTAAAAATGGTGGTATGCAATTTTAAAGCATGTTTGTAAGACCCGACTCTGAGCTTAAACATGCACTGATATGAGCTCTGCTGTGCTCTGGGACATGATGAGACAACACcttcttctcaaaaatacagatAAGCAGTCTTAAAGAAGAGGTGTGTTAGCCTGGGACTGTGACTTCAGGGCCATGTCGTTACTAATGACTTCCACATAAGTTGATCCACTAAAGTGAAGTGGATCAGCGAGCAACTTTGGATAGAATAAATCCACTTAAAACATAGTTGGACAGCTTGCACTTCATCTGTGTTAGCATAAAATCCAAACCAAATAAAAGCTTCACTTTCAGACCATAAATGAAAGATTGAAGCAGTTGCCATAGCACCAAATATTAGTTTTGAATTCAGCATCTTAAAACCTCGCTCCTCACAGCCAGAGGTGACCGTATTTGGATGAAAAGGTGGAGTAATACGTTACAGACTAGAGCTAAATTGTAGTAGTGTCTGCTAATCAGTGCCAAGTAATAAGGGGTGCACAGCTGATAGAAATATAGTCTTGATCAAGATAATCATCTTGATATCATCTGCTGTTAGGAATGATCTTCTTGTGGCCACTAGATGAGCTGCAGTTTTCAGctctttgtttgattttttcagAATCAGATTATGTTTATCTGTACACAAAGAATTTGTCTGTGTCATTACAAAATTAGCTTTCTTTATGCTTAACTTAACCTTAGTCTGCTTCCTCCTAACTGTGGTTATCAGCAGTATACTAAGTGGATTcacatcagtttgtttttttccattattattttatgttagaATCTGGCCGATCTGATGATATTACagattcatttctctttttctaagCCAACTTTCCTAACTCTGTGTCCTAACTCAAATTTGACCTGAGCCCCTTACACAGAAATTATACATGAATTGTTAAGCGTTAATGCGTTATGTTTTAATAACAGGCAAGTCTGACATGATCAATGAGAAAATCTGTGTCTGTGAAAGTAATGTAACATCGGTTTGATTAGAAGCAAGTCCCCCGCCTGTAAGAAAAAGAGCCAAAAATTACTTTAACAATGTGGTTTATCTGAGCTGTAAGCTGGTTCAGCCCGTGGCTGCACTCTAATTGAGTGCACTGGATGAATGCATTTCTAGTCTACAAATAAACGGACTCACCCATGACAGCACCAAGATACAGTGTCCTATACTTCTGCTCTGGCTGCATCCCTGGCACAAAATCCCCCAGTCCAATGGTGCACAGAGAGATGAAACAGAAGTAGACGCCATCCAAAAAGCTCCAGGACTCCTCCAACTTGGTGAAGATGGCTGCTGGCaccacaaaaaagcacagcaccaccagaaacagcagcaacacAAAGTGGACAGCAGTGGCGGGCCGAGGCTCCAGGCCTGATCTCTGAAGCAGGCTCACCGGAGCGAGGACCAGAGGGTACAGGAGCCTCTGGACACAGGCGGTGAGCACCAGCATGGTAAAGGGAACTCCTAACAAGGCGTAGAAGATGGAGAAAGCTTTCCCAGTGTCAGACAGAGGAGTGGATTGACCATAACCTGGAGGAACAGCAACATGACAAGTTTTAGAGGAAGTGGGAAATTAGATGAGATGATAGAAAAGACACGATAGAAAttgttgtgctttttctttACGAGAGTCATTCAATAAAtctaaatgtaatttaattaaaaacattaatgtaacactttaaaatatttgagCTGTATTGTGATTTTGCAAGCTGCTATTTCTGGTGCTGTTGAACTGTATTGGATTACAAAAAAGGGATCTTATGTATTTTGTCCTTACTGATATAACTCAGatgcacaaaaacaatatataaacaGTATAATGCAGTCAAATCAGCAGCCTCCACATTGATCATCAGCACTCAAGTCAATACAGCTCCAAAGCTTTCTAGCAAAAATGGAGCATTATAACATTAATGAGTTACTGGACAGCTGTAGAGCATAAAAATGGATTAATGTGCTAATGAGCACACTGATGTTACAGAGTCAGGTAGAGTTATTGGCTGCAACAGCAGCACGTAATTTGCCCCAGACTTTTTAACTTGAAGCtacagaaaaacagcagctttaGTCAATGTCAGGGTACCAGTGCTGgtaggaagaaaataaaattcagacTCCAGCATAAGCAACTCACTGAGGATCTGTCACAACTGCCTACAGGGATTATCTACCAGCAGAAGTGAAACTACTGCAAATGAATCTTCTGCTGGAGCTTTAACCTGGTGGCGTGATATAAAAGCTTTACAGCAACACAAAGGATAGGAACGAAAACAACAGCTGAGTGCAGTTAAAAGTACCTCAGACTGAAAACACTGACGCACAGAGTACTGACCAGAGAAAGATAAGACCAGAAAGGACTGTATCCTGTAAAACTGTTTATACagtgtaaatatatatgtaaataatcCGCCGGGGTGGGGGTTAGGAAGTTCCTTTATATTTGGTTTGTGCAAACAGCACACCATCTGCTGTATGTGATCACAAAACATTAGGTTACTACACAAACGCCAGAAAacagctttcattttaaaatggagCTATAAAACAACCATCCAGCCCGCCGCCTGTGCAGAACATCTGTAGCCCTTTAAATTACAGCTGTTTGAGAAAAAGTCTGAA comes from Astatotilapia calliptera chromosome 14, fAstCal1.2, whole genome shotgun sequence and encodes:
- the kcnk6 gene encoding potassium channel subfamily K member 6 isoform X2 yields the protein MALVGRSWLLLVGFILFYVIYLLFGALIFSTIERPMEDKLRHDMEVLKKEFLNQSCVSAASLENFLLKVLAANKYGVFLIRNASATSNWDLASSMFFANTLVTTVGYGQSTPLSDTGKAFSIFYALLGVPFTMLVLTACVQRLLYPLVLAPVSLLQRSGLEPRPATAVHFVLLLFLVVLCFFVVPAAIFTKLEESWSFLDGVYFCFISLCTIGLGDFVPGMQPEQKYRTLYLGAVMGGGLASNQTDVTLLSQTQIFSLIMSDLPVIKT